ATCATTTCGTGATAGAGGTCGTTCCCTTCACGGGTCCGCTCACCCACGCCGGAGAATACAGAGTACCCACCGTGTTCGGCACCGATGTTCCGGATGAGCTCCATGATCAATACGGTTTTACCCACACCGGCGCCGCCAAAAAGGCCGGTCTTTCCGCCTTTCAAGTACGGTTCAAGTAGATCAATAACTTTGATACCGGTCTCAAGCATTTCCATTTGAGTGTCCTGGTTTTCCAGGCTCGGCGCATCGCGGTGAATACTCCAGGTTTCATCAGATTGAACCGACGGCTTTTTGTCCACCGGCTCGCCGATAA
The window above is part of the Pseudomonadota bacterium genome. Proteins encoded here:
- a CDS encoding F0F1 ATP synthase subunit beta (Produces ATP from ADP in the presence of a proton gradient across the membrane. The beta chain is a regulatory subunit); the protein is MNTGTITQVIGPVVDVSFKDGELPALYNAIHIKKTGDNGGGEETITLEVAQHLGDSSVRTVAMQPTDGLVRGMDAIDTGKPISVPVGEKVLGRILNVIGEPVDKKPSVQSDETWSIHRDAPSLENQDTQMEMLETGIKVIDLLEPYLKGGKTGLFGGAGVGKTVLIMELIRNIGAEHGGYSVFSGVGERTREGNDLYHEM